A single window of Acidobacteriota bacterium DNA harbors:
- a CDS encoding M56 family metallopeptidase, whose protein sequence is MIESQLIDLEPCIRTVATILMHSLWQGILIGILAAVALSLLRSSNAKIRYAVSCSAMAAVIVAAAVTAVSVRPDGYGPARHVSAVTGELASGEGSSDVGATINTPAPTNGVSSSNRWWKHPSISRYIFMIWIAGVMLFSVYHLLGWRRARGFVRRGTSSVPPEWQARFEKLCDEFRVRRLVSFLSSSLVKVPCVVGWMKPVILVPVSMFASLDPSEIEMILVHELAHVRRYDVLVNIVQTAVETLFFFNPAIWWLSRQIRTEREDCCDDTAILRTGNRLRYARALANLEELRMFQTSFGTALTGTPLRRRIRRIVGATKPRFYSSVLSISGMLVVIPIIAVFLGSFGGSNDSAVQASEKIEATQTFDPGPGDLRGEWEIESDHDKLYIRFNRGRDSRIAFSFDRNEFFDKIGDGQQTFQLIRDAGTFFLDGRLGRNGRNCWGEGEWYFQPDSEFVHFMNPYGLRGDDKEKVLATAIFDVSREFISGLEGYSHLSLDVDKLISARSQGITPEYIEEFRKTGYTDLPYDRLLSMRVQGVTPDDAREFERLGVGHLTADQLISARIHGITPKFVEEFRDAGFRDLSYKSFVTLRAFNLDVGDFEDCYRHRFMDVSEDNMVWVCGFDITQKDVEEMKERGYKDIDGIIEMLAKKAGK, encoded by the coding sequence ATGATCGAGAGTCAATTAATTGATCTGGAGCCGTGTATCCGCACTGTTGCGACTATTCTGATGCATTCACTCTGGCAGGGGATTCTCATCGGGATTCTTGCAGCCGTCGCGCTATCCCTGTTGAGAAGCAGTAACGCAAAGATTCGTTACGCCGTTTCTTGCAGCGCCATGGCAGCCGTTATCGTGGCTGCAGCCGTGACGGCCGTCTCAGTTCGGCCTGACGGGTACGGTCCGGCAAGACACGTTTCCGCAGTGACAGGTGAATTGGCCAGTGGAGAGGGCAGTTCGGACGTTGGCGCGACAATTAACACCCCCGCTCCCACGAACGGTGTATCTTCATCAAACCGCTGGTGGAAACATCCTTCGATCAGTCGGTACATCTTTATGATCTGGATCGCGGGCGTGATGCTGTTTTCCGTCTACCATCTTCTTGGCTGGCGCCGTGCCCGTGGCTTTGTCAGGCGAGGCACCTCCTCGGTACCGCCCGAGTGGCAGGCGCGGTTCGAGAAGTTGTGCGATGAATTCAGGGTCAGACGACTCGTTTCCTTTCTGAGCAGTTCTCTGGTCAAAGTGCCCTGTGTGGTAGGCTGGATGAAACCGGTGATACTGGTTCCTGTAAGTATGTTTGCTTCGCTCGATCCTTCCGAGATTGAGATGATCCTTGTACACGAACTAGCTCACGTTCGACGTTACGACGTCCTCGTCAATATAGTACAGACGGCTGTGGAAACGCTGTTCTTCTTCAATCCGGCTATCTGGTGGCTTTCCCGCCAGATCAGGACCGAGCGGGAGGATTGTTGCGATGACACGGCCATTCTCAGAACAGGCAACCGACTCAGGTATGCCCGCGCATTGGCTAATTTGGAGGAGTTAAGAATGTTTCAGACAAGTTTTGGTACCGCCCTTACCGGCACGCCGCTCAGGCGTCGCATTCGGCGGATAGTCGGCGCGACAAAACCACGCTTCTATTCATCGGTGCTGAGCATTTCCGGTATGCTCGTGGTCATTCCTATCATTGCTGTGTTTCTCGGATCGTTCGGCGGCTCGAACGATTCGGCGGTGCAGGCCAGCGAGAAAATCGAAGCGACGCAAACATTCGATCCGGGACCCGGCGATCTGCGTGGCGAGTGGGAAATCGAGTCAGACCACGATAAACTCTATATTCGTTTCAATCGAGGCCGCGACTCACGGATAGCGTTCAGTTTCGATCGAAATGAGTTCTTCGACAAGATCGGTGACGGCCAACAAACCTTTCAGCTCATCCGCGATGCAGGCACTTTCTTCCTGGACGGAAGGTTGGGACGAAACGGCCGGAATTGTTGGGGAGAGGGCGAATGGTACTTTCAGCCTGACTCCGAATTCGTGCACTTTATGAACCCGTACGGACTTCGTGGCGATGATAAGGAGAAAGTGCTTGCCACTGCCATATTTGATGTTTCCCGGGAGTTCATATCCGGATTGGAGGGTTATAGTCATCTTAGTCTCGACGTGGATAAGCTAATCTCGGCAAGATCACAAGGTATAACTCCGGAGTATATAGAAGAGTTCCGCAAGACCGGGTACACCGACTTGCCCTACGATAGGTTGCTTTCAATGCGGGTCCAGGGCGTCACTCCGGATGACGCGCGAGAATTCGAAAGATTGGGAGTTGGACATCTCACGGCTGACCAGCTAATCTCGGCAAGAATACACGGCATAACCCCCAAATTTGTGGAAGAATTCCGCGACGCCGGCTTCCGCGATCTGTCATACAAGAGCTTTGTCACCTTGCGCGCATTCAATCTAGATGTCGGCGATTTCGAGGATTGTTACCGGCATCGCTTTATGGATGTGTCCGAAGATAATATGGTGTGGGTGTGTGGTTTCGATATCACCCAGAAAGATGTAGAGGAGATGAAAGAACGGGGATATAAGGACATTGACGGCATAATTGAAATGCTGGCAAAAAAAGCTGGCAAATGA
- a CDS encoding class I SAM-dependent methyltransferase, producing the protein MRKHPHHKAFEVVRSGYDRLGNLYTAEREKADNWKEVKAFTLRLPANGRVLDAGSGTGIPIARHLVQAGFDVVGIDFSETMVAVARENVPDATFQQMNMTAIDLPPESFDGVISTYAIIHVPREAHASIFRSFHSILKPRGVMLVSVASWAWEEFAEYMGVEMFWSHFGPDKTQSLITEAGFDIEFGRDVETGGEKHHWVLAHKR; encoded by the coding sequence ATGAGAAAGCATCCCCACCACAAGGCTTTTGAAGTAGTGAGATCCGGATACGATCGGCTAGGTAATCTCTATACCGCGGAAAGAGAAAAGGCTGACAATTGGAAGGAAGTGAAGGCGTTTACCTTGCGGCTGCCCGCCAACGGAAGAGTCCTCGACGCCGGATCTGGAACAGGTATACCGATAGCTCGGCACCTGGTTCAAGCCGGATTCGATGTCGTAGGCATCGATTTTTCGGAGACAATGGTAGCGGTTGCACGCGAAAACGTGCCGGACGCCACTTTTCAGCAGATGAATATGACCGCCATCGATCTTCCGCCGGAATCGTTCGACGGCGTGATTTCCACCTATGCTATTATTCATGTACCAAGGGAGGCGCATGCGAGCATCTTTCGATCGTTTCACTCGATCCTGAAACCACGGGGCGTGATGCTTGTCTCGGTAGCCAGTTGGGCCTGGGAGGAGTTCGCCGAATACATGGGCGTGGAAATGTTCTGGAGTCATTTTGGCCCGGACAAGACCCAATCACTCATCACTGAAGCCGGCTTTGATATCGAGTTCGGTCGCGATGTGGAGACCGGTGGCGAGAAACACCATTGGGTTCTGGCCCATAAACGTTAG
- a CDS encoding BlaI/MecI/CopY family transcriptional regulator: MVHKQNPTDAELELLKVLWEYGPCTVGQVHALLKDNPPRGYTTILKLMQIMAEKGLVKRDERHRAHVYRAVASNAQVHRKYVRHLLARVFDNSTGKLVAQALAARPVSPEELAEIRRMLDEMEAGSK, encoded by the coding sequence ATGGTCCATAAGCAGAATCCGACAGACGCCGAGCTGGAATTGTTGAAAGTGTTGTGGGAATATGGCCCGTGCACGGTCGGCCAAGTACATGCCCTTCTTAAGGACAACCCGCCGCGGGGATATACTACCATCCTCAAACTGATGCAGATCATGGCCGAGAAGGGGCTTGTCAAGCGGGATGAAAGACACAGAGCCCACGTTTACCGGGCAGTCGCATCCAACGCACAGGTTCATCGTAAATACGTGAGGCACCTTCTTGCCAGGGTATTCGACAATTCTACCGGCAAACTTGTCGCCCAGGCCTTGGCCGCGCGTCCGGTCTCGCCTGAGGAACTTGCCGAAATCAGACGTATGCTGGATGAAATGGAGGCGGGGTCAAAATGA
- a CDS encoding CxxxxCH/CxxCH domain-containing protein, whose protein sequence is MGYIVYRVCQTMMPFLSFILLTCGCSDQRAVSQLPGAHPASWMNSLSPDFHSRVARINGTVSCATCHGNYFRGGKVGVSCVDCHLASGTCITCHGGQDNNTGAPPFGLRDETDDTTVAVGAHTTHLSGTPRSAIVECRSCHLVPGNMLEPYHLDLGSGTLDSIAEITWQGFADSGGAVWDRTARSCSGTYCHGNFNGGYHSNSPEWTAPGQAECGSCHDGGANPADLGLVHQIHLTPSGLVCADCHAEVVDSSLTIVMPSLHVNGVTNVSTPDQPRCDECHGTGSDACTHCHGGVHNLTGAPPQGLRGETSAATLAVGAHMTHVEGGYVADAFSCTECHLVPARLTSPGHWEIDSTAEVTWGELADGSSQWNRATGVCSNTYCHGNFAGGYPANGPIWTAPAQAACGSCHDDGANPGDLSGRHQKHVREENVACYECHSATVDAGLAIIGKTVHVDGQITIAFGTRQISYQNGTCSGPGACHESEDWQ, encoded by the coding sequence ATGGGATACATTGTTTACAGAGTCTGCCAGACCATGATGCCGTTCCTGAGTTTCATTCTGCTGACCTGTGGATGCAGCGACCAGCGGGCAGTCAGCCAGTTGCCCGGCGCGCATCCCGCCTCCTGGATGAACTCCCTCTCGCCAGACTTTCACAGTAGGGTGGCGCGGATCAACGGCACGGTAAGTTGTGCCACGTGCCACGGCAATTATTTCCGAGGTGGAAAAGTCGGTGTTTCGTGCGTTGATTGCCACCTGGCCAGCGGTACCTGCATCACCTGCCACGGTGGCCAGGATAACAATACCGGCGCTCCGCCATTCGGCCTCCGCGATGAGACGGACGATACCACTGTCGCCGTGGGAGCCCACACGACGCACCTGTCGGGGACACCGCGTTCGGCGATCGTGGAATGCCGGTCATGTCACCTGGTACCAGGCAATATGCTTGAGCCGTATCATCTGGATCTCGGCAGCGGTACTCTCGATTCGATCGCTGAAATCACGTGGCAAGGATTTGCCGACAGCGGAGGTGCTGTCTGGGACCGGACCGCACGATCCTGTTCCGGCACTTACTGCCACGGAAATTTCAACGGCGGCTACCACAGTAACTCGCCCGAATGGACTGCTCCGGGACAGGCGGAGTGCGGGTCGTGTCACGATGGCGGGGCCAATCCGGCCGACCTAGGGCTCGTCCACCAGATCCACCTCACCCCCAGCGGCCTGGTTTGCGCCGACTGTCACGCTGAGGTAGTGGACTCGTCGTTGACTATCGTGATGCCGTCTCTGCACGTCAACGGTGTCACCAACGTCTCGACACCGGACCAACCGCGCTGCGATGAGTGCCATGGCACAGGCTCGGACGCCTGCACCCACTGCCATGGCGGCGTGCACAACCTGACGGGGGCACCGCCGCAAGGTCTACGCGGAGAGACCTCGGCGGCTACTCTGGCGGTGGGAGCCCATATGACACACGTGGAGGGCGGTTATGTCGCCGACGCTTTCTCGTGCACCGAATGCCACCTGGTCCCGGCCCGCCTGACCAGTCCCGGACACTGGGAAATTGATTCGACCGCCGAAGTCACCTGGGGTGAACTCGCCGACGGCTCCTCGCAGTGGAATCGGGCCACCGGTGTATGCAGCAACACCTACTGCCACGGGAATTTCGCGGGTGGCTATCCAGCCAACGGACCGATATGGACCGCCCCGGCCCAGGCGGCCTGCGGTTCGTGCCATGATGACGGCGCCAATCCGGGTGACCTGTCCGGTCGACACCAAAAACATGTGCGCGAGGAAAATGTGGCCTGCTATGAATGTCACTCGGCGACCGTCGATGCCGGGCTGGCGATAATCGGCAAAACAGTGCATGTCGATGGCCAGATAACGATTGCTTTCGGCACCAGACAGATCAGCTATCAAAACGGCACCTGTTCAGGACCAGGGGCATGCCACGAATCCGAGGACTGGCAGTAA